The following are encoded in a window of Acidobacteriota bacterium genomic DNA:
- a CDS encoding isoleucine--tRNA ligase: MAYQRPSGEHRFAENERRTLEFWRERRIFERSLEQRSSGPRFVFYEGPPTANGLPHNGHVLTRVVKDLFPRYRSMRGFDVPRKAGWDTHGLPVEVEVEKELGIHGKFEIERYGVEAFTKRCIESVFRYTEEWERLTERIGFWIDLSDAYVTFHRPYVESVWWALSRLFDKGLLYRGRKSVWWWPQGGTALSAAEVGLGYREVDDPAVVVRFRSRSREGVSYLAWTTTPWTLPSNVALAVAEDLEYVVARVRRPDGQPREERVVVAAPVAGTVLEGLEWTAEETLRGEALVGERYEPLFRYAEPTGGRAYEIIAADFVGAEQGTGIVHIAPGFGEDDFRVAQEQGIGFLQLLEPDGTFPPSVPELAGLGFKEADREVIRMLEARGLLFDRSTYRHDYPFCWRASSDPLIQYARPAWFIRTTALIDEAIRNNRAVQWLPEHIKEGRFGDFLENNVDWALSRERYWGTPLPIWTCEACGARVALDRLDAALERNPQALEHWKRARERDPSLSEHLAIHKPWVDAVTFGCRECGGTMRRESEVIDCWFDSGCMPFAQFGFPHRGREEFRRAFPADFISEAIDQTRGWFYSLLMISTLVFDEETQREYGLVPPRGYPHPYKTCIVLGHVCDPEGKKESKSAGNYTPPDLVLEGRFTLTVADPAAVEPAPAPEEAVLVRAQVKTLGLPEGHEVTLRAGERTAKARLRAGSPGKEAIGLGDAVRSELGVSSGDRVVVEVLDDPPGADAFRWFFYAAGPPWNNTRNSLRAIREQQNEFLVRWSNVLTFFLIYASIDGFDPAEGLPAADGRVPDPTGGRGYRPAAERPLLDRWILSETALTARRVTEALDGYRIYDAAQALKRFVDGLSNWFVRRNRDRFWAPGVEQDKRDAFWTLWEVLCLLARLAAPFVPFFSEHVWRTLVGGAWPGAAPESVHLADWPEPPAAWIDEELSESMDLAREVVSLGLAARAERKIRVRQPLATARVFLADRQREASLKSLASIIADELNVKEVRFGGDADRFVTWTLKPNFRLLGPRYGKAMPAIKAALAAADAAELRRRLDEKGEFEIEVEGRAIRLSSEEVSVSLAAKEHYAASSSARAVVVLDTDIDETLRIEGRARELVNRIQALRKELDLDYVARIEVFVDAGEGMAPVLERHGELVARETLAVSVVPGKPPEGAAVKETVIDGEPVRIGLIEAGR; this comes from the coding sequence ATGGCTTACCAGCGACCCTCGGGCGAGCACCGGTTCGCCGAAAACGAGCGGCGGACGCTCGAGTTCTGGCGGGAACGGCGCATCTTCGAGCGCTCGCTGGAACAGCGGAGCTCGGGTCCCAGGTTCGTCTTCTACGAGGGGCCGCCGACGGCGAACGGCCTGCCGCACAACGGGCACGTCTTGACCCGCGTCGTGAAGGACCTGTTCCCCCGCTACCGGTCGATGCGCGGTTTCGACGTGCCGCGAAAGGCCGGATGGGACACGCACGGGCTGCCCGTCGAGGTGGAGGTCGAGAAGGAACTCGGCATCCACGGCAAGTTCGAGATCGAGCGATACGGGGTCGAGGCGTTCACCAAGCGGTGCATCGAGTCGGTTTTCCGGTACACCGAGGAATGGGAGCGGCTGACGGAGCGGATCGGCTTCTGGATCGATCTCTCGGACGCGTACGTCACGTTCCACCGCCCCTACGTGGAGTCGGTCTGGTGGGCGCTGAGCCGCCTGTTCGACAAGGGCCTGCTCTACCGGGGCCGGAAGTCCGTTTGGTGGTGGCCCCAGGGCGGCACGGCGCTCTCGGCCGCCGAGGTGGGTCTGGGCTACCGGGAGGTGGACGACCCGGCGGTGGTGGTGCGCTTTCGGAGCCGCTCGCGTGAGGGCGTTTCCTACCTTGCGTGGACGACGACGCCCTGGACCTTGCCGAGCAACGTGGCGCTCGCCGTGGCCGAGGATCTCGAGTACGTCGTGGCGCGCGTGCGCCGGCCGGACGGCCAGCCGCGCGAGGAGCGCGTGGTCGTCGCCGCGCCGGTGGCCGGAACGGTCCTCGAAGGGCTCGAGTGGACCGCCGAGGAAACGCTCCGCGGCGAGGCTCTCGTGGGGGAGCGGTACGAGCCGCTCTTCCGGTACGCCGAGCCGACGGGGGGGCGCGCCTACGAGATCATCGCCGCCGATTTCGTCGGAGCGGAGCAGGGAACCGGGATCGTCCACATCGCCCCGGGATTCGGTGAGGACGACTTCCGCGTCGCCCAGGAGCAGGGCATCGGATTCCTCCAGCTGCTCGAGCCGGACGGCACGTTCCCGCCGTCGGTGCCCGAACTCGCCGGACTCGGCTTCAAGGAGGCGGACCGCGAGGTCATCCGGATGCTCGAGGCCCGCGGGCTCCTCTTCGATCGGTCGACGTACCGGCACGACTACCCGTTCTGCTGGCGGGCCAGCAGCGACCCGCTGATCCAGTACGCGCGTCCGGCCTGGTTCATCCGCACCACGGCGCTCATCGACGAGGCGATCCGGAACAACCGGGCCGTGCAGTGGCTTCCGGAGCACATCAAGGAGGGACGCTTCGGCGACTTCCTCGAGAACAACGTCGATTGGGCGCTGTCGCGCGAGCGCTACTGGGGCACACCGCTTCCCATCTGGACCTGCGAGGCCTGCGGCGCCCGCGTCGCCCTCGATCGGCTCGACGCGGCGCTGGAACGCAATCCGCAGGCGCTCGAACACTGGAAGAGGGCCCGCGAGCGCGATCCGTCGCTGTCGGAGCATCTGGCGATCCACAAGCCGTGGGTGGACGCGGTGACGTTCGGCTGCCGCGAGTGCGGCGGAACGATGCGCCGGGAGAGCGAGGTCATCGACTGCTGGTTCGACTCGGGCTGCATGCCGTTCGCGCAGTTCGGGTTCCCGCATCGCGGCCGGGAGGAGTTCCGGCGCGCGTTTCCCGCCGACTTCATCTCGGAGGCGATCGACCAGACCCGGGGATGGTTCTACTCGCTCCTCATGATCTCGACTCTCGTGTTCGACGAGGAGACGCAGCGGGAATACGGCCTCGTCCCCCCGCGGGGCTATCCGCACCCGTACAAGACCTGCATCGTGCTCGGCCACGTGTGCGACCCCGAGGGGAAGAAGGAGTCGAAGAGCGCCGGCAACTACACGCCTCCGGACCTGGTTCTCGAGGGCCGGTTCACGCTGACGGTGGCCGATCCGGCCGCCGTCGAGCCGGCGCCGGCTCCCGAGGAGGCCGTTCTCGTCCGCGCTCAGGTCAAGACGCTGGGGCTCCCGGAGGGGCACGAGGTGACGCTGCGGGCGGGCGAGCGCACCGCGAAGGCGCGCCTTCGCGCCGGGTCGCCCGGCAAGGAGGCGATCGGCCTCGGAGATGCGGTGCGGTCGGAGCTGGGAGTGTCGAGCGGCGACCGGGTGGTGGTCGAGGTGCTCGACGATCCCCCGGGGGCGGATGCGTTCCGCTGGTTCTTCTACGCGGCGGGGCCGCCGTGGAACAACACCCGAAACTCGCTGCGCGCGATCCGCGAGCAGCAGAACGAGTTCCTGGTGAGGTGGTCCAACGTCCTCACCTTCTTCCTCATCTATGCCTCGATCGACGGGTTCGATCCCGCCGAGGGGCTGCCGGCGGCGGACGGGCGGGTCCCCGATCCCACGGGCGGCCGCGGCTACCGGCCGGCCGCCGAGCGGCCGCTGCTCGACCGGTGGATCCTCTCGGAAACGGCCCTGACGGCCCGCCGCGTCACCGAGGCGCTGGACGGTTACCGCATCTACGACGCCGCCCAGGCGCTCAAGCGCTTCGTGGACGGCCTGTCGAACTGGTTCGTGCGGCGGAACCGCGACCGGTTCTGGGCACCCGGGGTGGAGCAGGACAAGCGGGACGCCTTCTGGACGCTGTGGGAAGTGCTGTGCCTGCTCGCGCGTCTCGCCGCGCCGTTCGTCCCGTTCTTCTCGGAACACGTCTGGCGCACGCTCGTCGGGGGGGCGTGGCCGGGGGCCGCCCCCGAGAGCGTCCATCTCGCCGACTGGCCCGAGCCTCCGGCGGCCTGGATCGACGAGGAGCTCTCGGAATCGATGGACCTGGCGCGCGAGGTCGTGTCGCTCGGGCTGGCCGCGCGCGCCGAGAGAAAGATCCGCGTGCGCCAGCCGCTGGCCACGGCGCGGGTCTTCCTGGCGGACCGGCAGCGCGAGGCGTCGTTGAAGTCGCTGGCGTCGATCATCGCCGACGAGCTGAACGTGAAGGAGGTGCGGTTCGGCGGGGATGCGGACCGCTTCGTCACCTGGACTCTCAAGCCGAACTTCCGGCTGCTGGGACCCCGGTACGGCAAGGCGATGCCGGCGATCAAGGCGGCGCTGGCGGCGGCCGACGCCGCGGAGCTGCGGCGGCGGCTCGACGAGAAGGGGGAGTTCGAGATCGAGGTGGAAGGGCGCGCGATCCGGTTGAGTTCGGAAGAGGTTTCGGTCTCCCTCGCGGCGAAGGAGCACTACGCCGCGTCGTCCTCGGCCCGGGCCGTCGTCGTCCTCGACACCGACATCGACGAGACGCTGCGCATCGAGGGCCGCGCCCGCGAGCTCGTCAACAGGATCCAGGCGCTGCGCAAGGAGCTCGACCTGGACTACGTCGCCCGTATCGAGGTGTTCGTCGATGCGGGGGAGGGGATGGCGCCGGTGCTGGAGCGCCACGGGGAGCTGGTGGCGCGCGAGACGCTCGCCGTGTCGGTCGTTCCGGGAAAGCCGCCCGAAGGTGCGGCGGTGAAGGAGACGGTCATCGACGGGGAGCCGGTCCGGATCGGGCTGATCGAGGCGGGGCGGTGA
- the lspA gene encoding signal peptidase II, with protein MLVVPYRSAPVVSPRNRDLALATSWFAADQLSKLAAERWLEAPLPLLPGCLRLALSHNTGAMFGMLADASEPWRSLLLTLLPLAAIAAIGVLLLRAPAADRRARVALALILGGAAGNLLDRVARGYVVDFIDVYWAYEPLAGRLVRWFGTYRWPTFNLADTGLTCGAALLLFEALRPRSAHRSDHASLPD; from the coding sequence ATGCTCGTCGTCCCCTATCGGAGTGCCCCAGTCGTGTCCCCGAGGAACCGCGATCTGGCGCTCGCGACCTCTTGGTTCGCAGCGGACCAGCTGTCGAAGCTGGCGGCCGAGCGCTGGCTGGAAGCGCCGTTGCCGCTCCTGCCGGGCTGCCTGCGGCTCGCCCTGAGCCACAACACCGGCGCCATGTTCGGAATGCTGGCCGACGCCTCCGAGCCCTGGCGGTCGCTCCTCCTCACGCTGCTTCCGCTGGCGGCGATCGCCGCCATCGGCGTCCTGCTGCTCCGCGCCCCGGCGGCGGATCGCCGCGCGCGCGTCGCCCTCGCCCTCATTCTCGGAGGTGCCGCGGGCAACCTCCTCGACCGGGTCGCGCGCGGCTACGTGGTCGACTTCATCGACGTCTACTGGGCCTACGAACCGCTCGCGGGACGCCTCGTCCGCTGGTTCGGCACCTATCGCTGGCCGACGTTCAATCTCGCCGATACCGGGCTCACGTGCGGCGCCGCGCTGCTGCTGTTCGAGGCCCTCCGGCCCCGGTCCGCACACCGGAGCGATCATGCATCCCTACCTGATTGA
- a CDS encoding aminotransferase class V-fold PLP-dependent enzyme has protein sequence MSEPLYFDHNATAPPAPGVPEALAAALRDGWGNPSSRHGWGRRAREALERARGEVAASLGATAAQVVFTSGGSEADALAIRGPVAAGAVATLVVGALEHPAVLGTARAVARERGLRLIEVPVDAAGRVTPAALERALEGAERPLVSVMAAHNVTGVLNDLVALGAVAQRAGALFHTDAVQAYGKIPLDFAALPCAMLSVSAHKIGGPPGVGALLAREEVPLAPYCGGGGQERGRRQGTEPLPAAVAFGTAARAVAARLGCARAVARRRDRFEERLARAVDGVRFAGRDADRLPNTSAVLVRGADGAAVVAACDERGLAVSAGSACHGAGGGSAGAILGAAAPGSAGEWGLVRVSAGPDTTDAEIDEAVVRLAEAIGEVRSREDGRWR, from the coding sequence GTGAGCGAGCCGCTCTACTTCGACCACAACGCGACCGCCCCTCCCGCTCCGGGCGTGCCGGAAGCCCTGGCCGCGGCCCTCCGGGACGGCTGGGGCAACCCCTCCAGCCGCCACGGGTGGGGACGCCGGGCGCGCGAGGCGCTGGAGCGGGCGCGGGGCGAGGTCGCCGCCTCCCTGGGCGCCACGGCCGCGCAGGTGGTCTTCACCTCGGGGGGCAGCGAGGCCGACGCCCTGGCGATCCGCGGGCCCGTGGCGGCCGGCGCGGTCGCGACGCTCGTGGTCGGCGCGCTGGAGCACCCCGCGGTGCTCGGCACCGCGCGGGCCGTGGCCCGGGAACGCGGCCTGCGGCTGATCGAGGTTCCGGTCGACGCCGCGGGGCGCGTCACGCCGGCGGCGCTGGAGCGCGCTCTCGAGGGAGCGGAACGGCCGCTCGTCTCGGTGATGGCGGCCCACAACGTGACCGGGGTCCTCAACGATCTCGTCGCCCTGGGTGCCGTGGCGCAACGGGCGGGGGCGCTCTTCCATACCGACGCCGTCCAGGCCTACGGGAAGATCCCGCTCGACTTCGCCGCGCTGCCGTGCGCGATGCTCTCCGTGTCCGCCCACAAGATCGGCGGGCCGCCGGGGGTGGGAGCGCTGCTGGCGCGCGAGGAGGTGCCGCTCGCTCCTTACTGCGGGGGAGGCGGCCAGGAGCGGGGGCGGCGGCAGGGAACGGAACCGCTCCCCGCAGCCGTCGCTTTCGGGACGGCCGCGCGCGCCGTGGCCGCGCGTCTGGGGTGCGCTCGCGCCGTGGCGCGCCGGCGGGATCGATTCGAGGAGAGGCTCGCCCGCGCGGTCGACGGGGTGCGGTTCGCGGGAAGGGACGCGGATCGGCTGCCGAACACCTCGGCGGTGCTCGTCCGAGGCGCGGACGGGGCGGCGGTGGTGGCGGCGTGCGACGAGCGGGGGCTCGCCGTCTCGGCCGGTTCGGCCTGCCACGGGGCGGGCGGCGGCTCCGCCGGAGCGATCCTGGGAGCTGCGGCCCCGGGTTCCGCCGGGGAGTGGGGACTCGTTCGCGTCAGCGCTGGGCCCGACACGACCGACGCGGAGATCGACGAGGCGGTCGTGAGGCTGGCCGAGGCGATCGGCGAGGTTCGGAGCCGGGAGGACGGACGGTGGCGGTGA